A DNA window from Rhodococcus sp. Z13 contains the following coding sequences:
- a CDS encoding cutinase family protein: MAIPVAQANPAGCPTLNVVAIPGTWETSNTPDPGRGNGMLAQVTSGLPAGTRVDYVAYPATAFPWEGDIYALSRNRAIDNARGIIAATAAQCPSTNFAIVGYSQGADAAGDLAAEIGTGLGVVGPHRLVAVGLLSDPRRGELDPLVGAPVPGTGAGGARAGGFGFVTPNVRTICAVGDLYCSTPREDFVTRLAGFLAISAGSPMDKLEKYRNEATTLYNDIMAAGGLPMLQLQLSPEANRQREVQLRTFYQSQVHQDYSRYVVDGHGTTATRWLHDWIASKA; the protein is encoded by the coding sequence ATGGCAATTCCTGTGGCACAGGCGAATCCGGCAGGATGTCCGACGTTGAACGTCGTGGCGATCCCCGGCACCTGGGAGACCTCGAACACCCCCGATCCGGGCCGGGGCAACGGGATGCTGGCGCAGGTCACGTCCGGATTACCCGCCGGCACCCGCGTCGACTACGTCGCGTACCCGGCCACCGCCTTCCCGTGGGAGGGCGACATCTACGCCCTGTCGCGCAACCGGGCGATCGACAACGCCCGCGGCATCATCGCCGCCACCGCGGCGCAATGCCCGTCCACCAACTTCGCGATCGTCGGATACAGCCAAGGTGCCGATGCCGCAGGCGATCTCGCAGCCGAGATCGGTACCGGCCTCGGGGTCGTCGGGCCGCACCGGCTCGTCGCCGTGGGCCTGCTCTCCGATCCCCGGCGCGGTGAACTCGACCCGCTCGTGGGTGCACCCGTCCCCGGCACCGGTGCGGGCGGCGCGCGTGCGGGAGGTTTCGGTTTCGTCACCCCCAACGTGCGCACCATCTGCGCGGTGGGCGATCTGTACTGCTCGACCCCGCGCGAGGACTTCGTCACCCGGCTCGCAGGTTTCCTCGCGATCTCGGCGGGCAGCCCGATGGACAAGCTCGAGAAGTACCGCAACGAGGCCACCACGCTCTACAACGACATCATGGCGGCCGGTGGCCTGCCGATGCTGCAGTTGCAGCTCAGCCCGGAGGCGAACCGGCAGCGGGAGGTGCAGCTCCGCACCTTCTACCAGTCGCAGGTGCACCAGGACTACTCGCGCTACGTGGTCGACGGCCACGGCACCACGGCCACGCGGTGGCTGCACGACTGGATCGCCTCGAAGGCCTGA
- a CDS encoding SDR family NAD(P)-dependent oxidoreductase, with amino-acid sequence MSPRIAQIRRWRAGAAVRARLRDLTGTLVVVTGGASGIGRAAARAFAAEGAIVVVADKDLDGARETVALIDIPPPTAGGSTAVFGGGAHAYRVDVADEQQVREFARTVRDRHGVPDVLVNNAGIGVIGAFADTPQSTFEHVMGVNFWGVVYGCRVFSEQMIERGTGGHIVNVSSAAAFMPQRDLAAYSTSKAAVFMLSECLRAELLEHGIGVTVVCPDLVDTDLTRTTEYVAPSNELRSARRRRTLAMYRRLHIPPEKVADAIVGAVRHNRPVVTVAPGAKIRKWLMRFAPRVMRVGARFDIGR; translated from the coding sequence GTGAGCCCACGGATCGCACAGATACGCCGCTGGCGCGCGGGTGCCGCGGTGCGGGCACGGCTGCGCGACCTCACCGGCACCCTCGTCGTGGTCACCGGCGGTGCGAGCGGTATCGGCCGTGCGGCGGCCCGGGCGTTCGCCGCCGAGGGCGCCATCGTGGTCGTCGCCGACAAGGATCTCGACGGTGCCCGCGAGACCGTCGCGCTGATCGACATCCCACCGCCCACCGCGGGTGGTTCCACCGCGGTCTTCGGCGGCGGTGCCCACGCCTACCGGGTCGACGTCGCCGACGAGCAGCAGGTCCGCGAGTTCGCGCGGACCGTCCGCGACCGGCACGGCGTTCCCGACGTGCTGGTCAACAACGCCGGGATCGGCGTGATCGGGGCGTTCGCCGACACCCCGCAGAGCACCTTCGAGCACGTCATGGGCGTGAACTTCTGGGGCGTGGTGTACGGCTGCCGCGTGTTCTCCGAGCAGATGATCGAACGCGGGACGGGCGGGCACATCGTCAACGTGTCGTCGGCGGCCGCCTTCATGCCGCAACGCGATCTCGCCGCCTACTCCACGAGCAAGGCCGCGGTGTTCATGTTGTCGGAGTGTCTGAGGGCCGAACTGCTCGAGCACGGGATCGGGGTGACCGTGGTGTGCCCGGACCTGGTGGACACCGACCTGACCCGCACCACCGAGTACGTCGCCCCGAGCAACGAACTGCGCAGTGCACGACGCCGACGCACCCTCGCGATGTACCGGCGGCTGCACATCCCACCCGAGAAGGTGGCCGATGCGATCGTGGGGGCGGTGCGCCACAACCGTCCGGTCGTCACCGTCGCCCCCGGCGCGAAGATCCGGAAGTGGTTGATGCGCTTCGCACCCCGCGTCATGCGGGTCGGTGCCCGGTTCGACATCGGGCGGTGA
- a CDS encoding pyridoxamine 5'-phosphate oxidase family protein, translated as MDSDRIDELVRRGLRTREELEAVLGSPHPGIVDKARPHLTPLIREFLSLARFFTIATADAAGNCDCSPRGDLESSVLVLDDHTIVLPDRPGNRRADSYRNILENPHVGLLFFVPGDEEVLRINGRATLSDDPELLERMSLQGRPAQLAVIVRIDEVFLHCARALLRAKLWDPSTYPERALVPSMRDMHAELVAIDVPADAEPGKRELYREYLY; from the coding sequence ATGGATTCGGACAGGATCGACGAACTCGTGCGCAGGGGCCTGCGGACCCGGGAGGAGCTCGAAGCCGTCCTCGGCAGCCCGCATCCGGGCATCGTCGACAAGGCACGACCGCACCTGACGCCGCTGATCAGGGAGTTCCTGTCGCTCGCCCGGTTCTTCACGATCGCCACGGCCGACGCCGCGGGCAACTGCGACTGCTCGCCGCGCGGCGATCTCGAGTCGTCGGTGCTGGTGCTCGACGACCACACCATCGTGCTGCCGGACCGGCCGGGCAACCGCCGCGCCGACTCGTACCGCAACATTCTCGAGAACCCGCACGTCGGACTGCTGTTCTTCGTCCCCGGCGACGAGGAGGTGCTGCGGATCAACGGGCGGGCGACGCTGTCGGACGACCCCGAACTGCTCGAGCGGATGTCGCTGCAGGGCCGGCCGGCACAGCTGGCGGTGATCGTGCGGATCGACGAGGTGTTCCTGCACTGCGCGCGGGCACTGCTGCGGGCGAAGCTGTGGGATCCGTCCACCTATCCGGAACGCGCGCTCGTGCCGTCGATGCGCGACATGCACGCCGAGCTGGTGGCGATCGACGTCCCGGCCGACGCCGAGCCCGGCAAACGCGAGCTGTATCGCGAATATCTCTACTGA
- a CDS encoding 12-oxophytodienoate reductase, which translates to MTDAASPLFRPLAVRSLQLPNRIVMSPMTRSHSPNGVPGPDVAEYYRRRAAGGTGLIVTEGVAIDHPTAVDNPRVPHMYGDAALEGWRRVVDAVHAEGGRIVPQLWHVGPLWGAMNPKADPTLVPMRPSGVWGQVGVTSYGEEYVTRASEPTRAMTEEDIEQVIAAYASAAAAAAEVGFDGIALHGGHGYLLDSFLWDRTNLRDDEWGGDLERRSRFPATVVAVIRSAIDPGLPILYRFSQHKQQDYTARIAESPEELGALLTPLARAGVDVFDASIRRFETPAFEGSDLSLAGWAKKVTGTLSMAVGGVGIGTTLRENRATGAAPTRNNVPELERRMDDGEFDLVAIGRLHLADPALAATLRRGGPLPEFDRTVHETTLT; encoded by the coding sequence ATGACCGACGCCGCCTCCCCCCTCTTCCGGCCCCTGGCCGTGCGTTCGCTGCAACTGCCGAACCGCATCGTGATGTCGCCGATGACCCGCTCGCACTCCCCGAACGGAGTGCCCGGACCCGACGTCGCGGAGTACTACCGGCGCCGCGCAGCCGGCGGCACGGGACTGATCGTCACCGAGGGTGTCGCCATCGACCATCCGACCGCGGTGGACAACCCGCGCGTCCCCCACATGTACGGCGACGCGGCCCTCGAGGGCTGGCGGCGCGTCGTCGACGCCGTGCACGCCGAGGGCGGCCGGATCGTCCCGCAACTCTGGCACGTCGGCCCCCTGTGGGGAGCGATGAACCCGAAGGCCGATCCCACGCTCGTCCCGATGCGGCCGTCCGGTGTGTGGGGGCAGGTGGGGGTCACCTCCTACGGCGAGGAGTACGTCACCCGCGCCTCGGAACCCACCCGGGCCATGACCGAGGAGGACATCGAGCAGGTGATCGCCGCCTACGCGAGCGCGGCGGCCGCCGCCGCGGAGGTCGGCTTCGACGGTATCGCGCTGCACGGCGGCCACGGCTACCTGCTCGACTCCTTCCTGTGGGACCGGACCAACCTGCGCGACGACGAATGGGGCGGCGACCTCGAACGACGCTCCCGCTTCCCCGCTACGGTGGTCGCGGTGATCCGGTCGGCGATCGACCCGGGCCTGCCGATCCTCTACCGTTTCTCCCAGCACAAGCAGCAGGACTACACGGCGCGCATCGCCGAGAGCCCCGAGGAACTCGGGGCCCTGCTGACACCCCTGGCGCGCGCCGGGGTCGACGTCTTCGACGCGAGCATCCGCCGCTTCGAGACCCCCGCCTTCGAGGGCAGCGACCTGAGCCTGGCGGGATGGGCGAAGAAGGTCACCGGGACCCTGTCCATGGCGGTGGGCGGTGTCGGGATCGGCACGACCCTGCGGGAGAACCGTGCCACCGGGGCCGCCCCCACCCGCAACAACGTCCCCGAACTCGAACGCCGTATGGATGACGGCGAGTTCGACCTCGTCGCCATCGGCCGCCTGCATCTCGCCGATCCGGCGCTGGCGGCCACCCTGCGCCGGGGCGGTCCCCTGCCGGAGTTCGACCGGACCGTCCACGAAACCACCCTGACCTGA
- a CDS encoding nuclear transport factor 2 family protein, with product MTDTAALLERLQLLEDRLRLVEDTQAIHAVLTAYGPAVDAGDADAVGELWTQDAVYDVDVRVMEGRDAIMEMVRTRPHQDYIEGGCGHLLDPVHIRVDGDTAVATCHSLLLRRDAGSDSFRVWRVSANRFELVRAGGRWRIRRRTSRLLDGRTEARDLLARAAR from the coding sequence ATGACCGACACCGCCGCTCTCCTCGAACGCCTGCAACTCCTCGAGGACCGCCTGCGACTCGTGGAGGACACGCAGGCGATCCACGCCGTGCTCACGGCCTACGGTCCCGCGGTCGACGCCGGTGACGCCGACGCGGTGGGGGAGTTGTGGACGCAGGACGCCGTCTACGACGTCGACGTGCGGGTGATGGAGGGCCGCGACGCCATCATGGAGATGGTGCGCACGCGGCCGCACCAGGACTACATCGAGGGAGGCTGCGGCCACCTCCTCGATCCGGTGCACATCCGTGTCGACGGCGACACCGCGGTCGCGACCTGCCACTCTCTGCTGCTGCGCCGCGACGCCGGCTCGGACTCGTTCCGGGTGTGGCGGGTGAGCGCCAACCGGTTCGAGCTGGTGCGGGCCGGCGGCCGGTGGCGGATCCGGCGCCGTACCTCCCGGCTGCTCGACGGCCGCACCGAGGCCCGCGACCTCCTCGCCCGCGCCGCTCGCTGA
- a CDS encoding histidine phosphatase family protein encodes MQLLLIRHAEPTNARAETGVADPPLTETGRLQASRLPDALSPYRITRLFSSPQLRALQTAEPVAEDRGLAVEKVEEIAEYDYGHDHYFTIDAAKDVAPEAYQRILAGHLPHFVDEDAFRTRVRQGIDRVVETCDHAETVALFVHGGVVNIVLQELLDMPRPLMFPIEYASVTRILVSRTGARRVASINETGHVRDTLRV; translated from the coding sequence GTGCAGCTACTCCTGATCCGTCATGCCGAGCCCACCAACGCCCGTGCCGAGACGGGGGTCGCCGACCCGCCGCTCACCGAGACCGGCCGACTCCAGGCCTCGCGGTTGCCGGACGCACTGTCGCCCTACCGGATCACCCGCCTGTTCTCGAGCCCGCAGCTGCGGGCTCTGCAGACCGCCGAACCGGTCGCGGAGGACCGGGGTCTGGCAGTGGAGAAGGTCGAGGAGATCGCCGAGTACGACTACGGGCACGACCACTACTTCACGATCGACGCCGCCAAGGACGTCGCACCCGAGGCGTACCAGCGCATCCTCGCCGGTCACCTGCCGCACTTCGTCGACGAGGACGCCTTCCGCACCCGCGTGCGGCAGGGGATCGACCGGGTCGTGGAGACCTGCGACCACGCCGAGACCGTCGCCCTGTTCGTCCACGGCGGGGTCGTGAACATCGTGCTGCAGGAACTGCTGGACATGCCCCGGCCCCTGATGTTCCCCATCGAGTACGCGTCGGTGACGCGCATCCTCGTCTCCCGCACCGGCGCGCGGCGTGTGGCGTCGATCAACGAGACCGGGCACGTGCGCGACACCCTGCGCGTCTGA
- the lysX gene encoding bifunctional lysylphosphatidylglycerol synthetase/lysine--tRNA ligase LysX encodes MSADVTAPAERPSATEAERRPARPAPGDRAGGRLSSVPHVLGTVLGVYALLMALWSISPTLRYWIHAPREYVDEYYFDAPDTSLSFALVLGLLAGALAGRKRIAWWVLTIYTGGWAISNLVLAVVDRDPHHLIALVVHLAVVALLLMSYPEFFTRVRRGNVWAALGVLVGGLVVGTLLGWGLVELFPGTLPSSDRFLWALNRVTALTFVDNDQFGGRPNGLVNTLLGLFGALALLAAVVVLFRSQRASNALTGSDESAIRGLLAHSDDSLGYFATRRDKAVVFAPSGKAAVTYRVELGVCLASGDPIGNPEAWPHAIDEWLDLARAYGWTPAVMGASEAGATAFHRAGLDALQLGDEAVLHTRDFSLAGRDMRPVRQAVNRARKHGVTVRIMRHRDLSPAEMSAVIRRAEEWRDTENERGFSMALGRLGDPLDGDCLLVEAVADGEVVAMLSLVPWGPDGISLDLMRRDPHAPNGVVETMVSELASRGAEFGVERISLNFAVFRSVFEEGARIGAGPILRMWRSILLFFSRWWQLEALYRSNVKYHPEWVPRYLCFRENRLLPRVALASAIAEGFLTLPTFGRRNGLAHTGTYSSFPGVREAQALHDDGSAPDDEAEALAPASHKRERPEQVQVRMDKLQRIVDHGVDPYPVAHPPTHTAAEAAAAVPGTQVVVAGRLLRIRDFGGVLFAVLRDWSGDIQILVDRGRVEGRRFLFDLGDLVEVSGVMGRSRTGEISVLADSWRIDGKCLHPLPDKYHGLVDPEAKVRQRYLHLAVDTAARDHLAARSAVVRALRDELQARGYLEVETPILQAVHGGANAAPFVTHINAYDADLYLRIAPELYLKRLCVAGMAKVFEIGRVFRNEGADFKHNPEFTILEAYEAHSDYEKMRVVARELIQAAARAAHGREIVLRPGPDGTPVEIDISGEWPVKPFFDAISEALGTFVDAQTPVDVLRRLCDEHEIPYNPAWDAGATAQEMYEHLVESKTEFPTFYTDFPTSVSPLTRPHPHKPGVAAKWDLVAWGVELGTAYSELTDPLDQRARLTEQSLLAAGGDEEAMELDEDFLEALEYAMPPTGGLGMGVDRIVMLVLGGSIRESLAFPFTRPRRS; translated from the coding sequence ATGTCCGCGGATGTCACCGCCCCCGCCGAGCGTCCGAGTGCCACGGAAGCCGAGCGGCGCCCCGCCCGGCCGGCACCGGGCGACCGCGCCGGAGGTCGCCTGTCCTCGGTACCGCACGTCCTGGGTACCGTCCTGGGCGTCTACGCGCTGCTGATGGCCCTGTGGTCGATCTCGCCCACACTGCGCTACTGGATCCACGCGCCCCGCGAGTACGTCGACGAATACTATTTCGACGCCCCCGACACGAGCCTGTCGTTCGCGCTGGTGCTGGGCCTGCTCGCCGGTGCCCTCGCCGGACGCAAGCGCATCGCGTGGTGGGTCCTGACGATCTACACCGGCGGATGGGCGATCTCGAATCTCGTTCTGGCCGTCGTCGACCGCGATCCGCACCATCTGATCGCGCTGGTCGTGCACCTGGCGGTCGTGGCGCTGCTGCTGATGTCCTATCCCGAGTTCTTCACCCGGGTGCGGCGCGGCAACGTCTGGGCCGCGCTCGGGGTGCTCGTCGGCGGTCTCGTCGTCGGCACGCTCCTGGGATGGGGCCTGGTGGAGCTTTTCCCCGGCACCCTCCCCTCCTCCGACCGGTTCCTCTGGGCGCTCAACCGCGTCACCGCGCTGACCTTCGTGGACAACGACCAGTTCGGTGGCCGCCCGAACGGACTGGTGAACACGCTGCTCGGGCTGTTCGGGGCGCTCGCCCTGCTCGCCGCGGTCGTGGTGCTGTTCCGGTCGCAGCGGGCGAGCAATGCGCTCACCGGGAGCGACGAGTCCGCGATCCGCGGACTGCTCGCACACAGCGACGACTCGCTCGGTTACTTCGCGACCCGCCGCGACAAGGCGGTGGTCTTCGCACCGAGCGGCAAGGCCGCCGTCACCTACCGGGTGGAGCTCGGTGTCTGCCTGGCCAGCGGCGACCCCATCGGCAACCCCGAGGCGTGGCCGCACGCGATCGACGAATGGCTCGATCTCGCACGCGCGTACGGGTGGACCCCGGCCGTGATGGGCGCGAGCGAGGCCGGGGCGACGGCCTTCCACCGGGCGGGACTCGACGCGTTGCAGCTCGGCGACGAGGCGGTGCTGCACACCCGCGACTTCTCCCTCGCCGGCCGCGACATGCGCCCGGTCCGGCAGGCCGTGAACCGGGCCCGCAAACACGGTGTGACGGTGCGGATCATGCGTCACCGCGACCTGTCTCCCGCCGAGATGTCGGCGGTGATCCGGCGCGCCGAGGAGTGGCGCGACACCGAGAACGAACGCGGTTTCTCGATGGCACTGGGGCGTCTCGGCGACCCGCTCGACGGCGACTGCCTGCTCGTCGAGGCGGTCGCCGACGGCGAGGTCGTCGCGATGCTCTCGCTGGTGCCGTGGGGGCCCGACGGCATCTCGCTCGATCTCATGCGCCGCGACCCGCACGCCCCCAACGGTGTCGTCGAGACGATGGTGTCCGAGCTGGCGTCGCGCGGAGCCGAATTCGGTGTGGAGCGGATCTCACTGAACTTCGCCGTGTTCCGGTCCGTCTTCGAGGAGGGCGCCCGGATCGGTGCCGGCCCCATCCTGCGGATGTGGCGGTCGATCCTGCTGTTCTTCTCCCGCTGGTGGCAGCTCGAGGCGCTCTACCGTTCGAACGTGAAGTACCACCCCGAGTGGGTGCCGCGGTATCTGTGCTTCCGCGAGAACCGGCTCCTGCCGCGGGTCGCGCTCGCCTCCGCGATCGCCGAGGGATTCCTGACGCTGCCCACCTTCGGACGCCGGAACGGGCTCGCCCACACCGGTACCTACTCGTCCTTTCCCGGCGTCCGCGAGGCGCAGGCCCTGCACGACGACGGCAGCGCCCCCGACGACGAGGCCGAGGCGCTCGCACCGGCCTCCCACAAGCGGGAACGGCCCGAGCAGGTGCAGGTCCGCATGGACAAGCTGCAGCGGATCGTCGACCACGGGGTGGACCCCTATCCGGTGGCGCACCCGCCGACGCACACCGCCGCCGAGGCCGCCGCGGCGGTACCGGGCACGCAGGTGGTGGTGGCCGGGCGGCTGCTGCGGATCCGGGACTTCGGTGGGGTGCTGTTCGCGGTCCTGCGCGACTGGTCCGGTGACATCCAGATCCTCGTCGACCGCGGCCGGGTGGAGGGACGGCGGTTCCTGTTCGATCTCGGCGACCTCGTCGAGGTGTCCGGCGTGATGGGCCGCAGCCGCACCGGGGAGATCTCGGTGCTCGCCGACTCGTGGCGCATCGACGGCAAGTGCCTGCACCCGCTGCCCGACAAGTACCACGGTCTCGTCGACCCGGAAGCGAAGGTGCGGCAACGCTATCTGCACCTCGCGGTCGACACCGCCGCGCGCGACCATCTCGCGGCGCGCAGCGCGGTGGTGCGGGCGCTGCGCGACGAACTGCAGGCGCGGGGTTATCTCGAGGTGGAGACCCCGATCCTGCAGGCGGTGCACGGCGGCGCGAATGCCGCCCCGTTCGTCACCCACATCAACGCCTACGACGCCGATCTGTACCTGCGGATCGCCCCCGAGCTGTACCTGAAGCGGCTGTGCGTCGCGGGCATGGCAAAGGTCTTCGAGATCGGCCGGGTGTTCCGCAACGAGGGTGCGGATTTCAAGCACAATCCCGAGTTCACGATCCTCGAGGCGTACGAGGCGCACAGCGACTACGAGAAGATGCGGGTCGTCGCGCGGGAGCTGATCCAGGCCGCCGCCCGCGCGGCGCACGGCCGCGAGATCGTCCTGCGTCCCGGGCCCGACGGTACGCCGGTGGAGATCGACATCTCCGGTGAGTGGCCGGTCAAGCCGTTCTTCGACGCGATCTCCGAGGCGCTCGGGACGTTCGTCGACGCGCAGACCCCCGTCGACGTCCTGCGCCGCCTGTGCGACGAACACGAGATCCCCTACAACCCGGCCTGGGACGCCGGCGCGACCGCGCAGGAGATGTACGAGCACCTCGTCGAGTCGAAGACGGAATTCCCCACCTTCTACACCGATTTCCCGACGTCGGTGTCGCCGCTGACCCGCCCGCACCCGCACAAGCCGGGAGTCGCGGCGAAGTGGGATCTCGTGGCGTGGGGCGTCGAGCTCGGCACGGCCTACAGCGAACTCACCGATCCGCTCGACCAACGGGCGCGGCTCACCGAGCAGTCACTGCTCGCCGCGGGTGGCGACGAGGAGGCGATGGAGCTCGACGAGGACTTCCTCGAGGCCCTCGAATACGCGATGCCGCCCACGGGCGGGCTCGGGATGGGTGTGGACCGGATCGTGATGCTCGTCCTCGGGGGCAGCATCCGCGAGTCGCTGGCGTTCCCGTTCACCAGGCCGCGGCGCTCCTGA